Proteins from a genomic interval of Fervidobacterium gondwanense DSM 13020:
- a CDS encoding alpha-glucosidase: MFEIKDKSLRIKLGGFELIHAEDFPILAVGYGENSYEMSHGNFNISKYYKEKIPLKKFRVLTSSNETCEILFLSDNGEQVKCEFTIESNSLKIRILEHSHGLNRFWLYIPTSENEEIYGCGEQFSYLNLRGKRVPLWVSEQGVGRNKRDIITHFANFKDDAGGDWYTTYFPQPTFVSNRSYYAIFETYAYSKFDFSHKNFHEIEIHEIPKSIEFGTADNLYETVLNLTKRIGLPNPLPDWVYDGVILGLQGGRDIVMQKIKNALDKGLKISGLWIQDWEGKRVTTFGKQLMWNWVYDANMYPNLPEMISELRNMGIRTLGYINTFLALEGSLYKEASEKGYLVRKPNGEEYHVVVTTFPAALVDFTNPEAREWIKNVIKTNMIGIGLSGWMADFGEYLPTDAVLYDGTPAELYHNRFPVDWAKINAEAVAEAGKSGEVVFFMRAGNLYSSKYSTLFWHGDQMVNWSKDDGLPSVIVAALSMTMSGIGLTHSDIGGYTTLAKNIPDVVVTKRTKELFMRWVEQATFTPVMRTHEGNWPDENWQFDSDEETLLHFAKMSRIHALLKPYIKNLVGRYSTTGNPIIMPLNLKYKVEDTEGMKYEYLFGEDLLVAPVIESGQSTKKVFLPEDEWVNLWSDKKYSGGWYEIDAPIGYPPVFYRQNSEWGALFEKVGGAQ; encoded by the coding sequence ATGTTCGAGATTAAAGATAAATCGTTGAGAATTAAACTTGGAGGTTTTGAGTTAATCCATGCCGAGGATTTTCCAATTCTTGCCGTTGGGTACGGTGAAAACAGCTACGAGATGTCGCACGGTAACTTTAACATATCGAAGTATTACAAAGAGAAAATCCCTCTGAAGAAATTCAGAGTTCTCACTTCTAGTAACGAAACGTGTGAGATATTATTTCTCTCCGACAATGGCGAACAGGTGAAGTGTGAATTCACCATTGAAAGCAATTCTTTAAAAATCAGAATTCTTGAACACTCACACGGGCTCAACAGATTCTGGCTTTACATACCAACATCTGAAAACGAGGAGATTTACGGTTGTGGCGAGCAATTTTCGTATTTGAATCTGCGCGGAAAGAGGGTGCCTTTGTGGGTTTCTGAGCAGGGAGTTGGACGAAACAAGAGAGATATAATAACGCACTTTGCGAATTTTAAAGACGATGCGGGTGGTGATTGGTACACGACATACTTCCCACAACCAACGTTTGTTTCTAATAGATCGTATTACGCAATTTTTGAAACCTACGCTTACAGCAAATTTGATTTCTCTCACAAGAACTTCCATGAAATAGAAATACATGAAATCCCGAAAAGCATTGAATTTGGCACTGCAGATAACCTATATGAGACTGTTTTAAATTTGACGAAAAGAATAGGACTGCCAAATCCTCTGCCTGACTGGGTGTACGATGGCGTGATTTTAGGACTCCAAGGCGGTAGGGACATTGTGATGCAGAAGATAAAAAATGCCTTGGATAAAGGTCTGAAAATATCTGGTTTGTGGATTCAGGACTGGGAAGGGAAGAGAGTCACAACTTTTGGAAAGCAACTGATGTGGAATTGGGTGTACGATGCAAACATGTACCCGAATCTTCCAGAGATGATTTCAGAGCTCAGGAACATGGGTATTAGGACGCTTGGATACATAAACACGTTCTTAGCTCTCGAGGGTTCGCTTTACAAAGAGGCGTCTGAAAAAGGATATCTCGTAAGGAAACCAAACGGTGAAGAGTACCACGTTGTTGTCACGACATTCCCAGCAGCTTTGGTTGATTTTACAAATCCGGAAGCGAGGGAATGGATAAAGAATGTGATAAAGACGAACATGATAGGTATAGGACTCTCTGGCTGGATGGCGGATTTCGGTGAGTACTTGCCAACGGATGCGGTGCTTTACGATGGTACACCCGCTGAGCTTTATCACAATAGATTCCCGGTCGACTGGGCGAAGATAAATGCTGAAGCTGTGGCAGAGGCAGGCAAAAGTGGTGAAGTTGTCTTTTTCATGAGGGCAGGTAACCTTTACAGTTCAAAATATTCCACTCTCTTCTGGCATGGTGACCAGATGGTAAACTGGTCAAAAGATGACGGGTTACCGTCTGTAATCGTTGCTGCTCTTTCGATGACAATGTCTGGAATAGGCTTGACGCATTCAGATATCGGAGGGTACACGACACTCGCCAAAAATATCCCGGACGTCGTGGTGACAAAGAGGACAAAAGAATTGTTCATGAGATGGGTGGAACAAGCTACATTTACACCGGTTATGAGAACGCATGAAGGAAACTGGCCTGATGAGAACTGGCAATTCGATTCCGACGAAGAGACGTTGCTACATTTCGCAAAGATGAGTAGAATACATGCCTTATTAAAGCCGTACATAAAAAATCTTGTGGGAAGATACTCTACGACCGGCAACCCGATAATCATGCCACTTAATCTCAAATACAAAGTTGAAGACACCGAAGGAATGAAGTACGAATATCTCTTCGGCGAAGACTTGTTAGTAGCGCCAGTTATTGAAAGTGGTCAAAGTACGAAAAAAGTATTCTTACCTGAAGATGAATGGGTGAACCTCTGGAGTGACAAAAAATACAGCGGCGGTTGGTATGAAATAGATGCTCCAATTGGCTATCCACCCGTGTTTTACAGGCAAAATTCTGAATGGGGTGCTTTGTTTGAGAAAGTTGGTGGTGCGCAATGA
- a CDS encoding iron-containing alcohol dehydrogenase has protein sequence MIKGHENFELYNPVRVVYKKGGLENSREISGFSNVLVICDPYVSQSEYFKRAMSKYDSFFVFDKILPNPPCEMVDDIISITCDYTSGKFNFDGVIGIGGGSTLDTAKAVSSLIVSRGKLSEYLEGKKKLENRLPLMLVPTTSGTGSEVTNVGVYTVNGIKKPMTSKTFWADIALVDPVLTYSMPHRVAGTTGLDALTHAIESYWATSTQPYTEGLALRAMKMIFENFKPSLNGEEWARDEMAIAATIAGIAFSQTRTTAAHAISFPITSFYNVEHGLACALTLPSLIMWTYKHVKEKMDELIQYLSLKNIDELAKKVEELIEFAGFSTRLRDYGVKEEELENIAKVSMEARIIDLTPGQPRYEDVLEILNQIY, from the coding sequence TTTTCAAACGTTTTGGTTATATGTGATCCATACGTTAGCCAAAGCGAGTATTTTAAAAGGGCGATGAGCAAGTACGATTCTTTCTTTGTATTTGACAAGATACTTCCAAACCCACCATGCGAGATGGTCGACGATATTATCAGCATCACTTGCGATTACACAAGTGGAAAATTCAATTTCGATGGTGTGATTGGAATAGGCGGTGGAAGTACGCTCGACACAGCCAAAGCTGTCAGCTCATTGATTGTCAGTCGTGGGAAGTTAAGCGAATATCTTGAAGGTAAAAAGAAACTTGAGAATAGATTACCGCTGATGCTTGTTCCAACAACCTCAGGCACGGGAAGTGAGGTAACCAACGTTGGTGTATATACTGTAAATGGCATAAAAAAGCCGATGACGAGCAAGACTTTCTGGGCTGATATAGCACTCGTTGATCCGGTTCTCACGTACTCGATGCCTCATAGAGTGGCTGGTACAACAGGCTTAGACGCGTTAACTCATGCCATAGAAAGCTACTGGGCTACAAGCACGCAACCGTACACGGAAGGACTTGCGTTAAGAGCTATGAAGATGATTTTTGAAAATTTTAAACCTTCATTGAATGGTGAAGAGTGGGCAAGGGACGAGATGGCTATCGCCGCAACGATAGCGGGTATAGCGTTCAGCCAAACACGTACAACTGCAGCACATGCGATAAGCTTTCCAATAACGAGTTTCTATAACGTAGAGCACGGGCTTGCCTGCGCATTGACTCTTCCAAGCTTGATAATGTGGACATATAAGCATGTTAAAGAAAAAATGGACGAGCTTATTCAATATTTATCCTTGAAGAATATCGATGAACTTGCAAAGAAGGTTGAAGAACTCATAGAGTTTGCAGGATTTTCTACAAGACTCCGCGATTATGGTGTTAAAGAGGAAGAGCTTGAAAATATAGCTAAGGTTTCTATGGAGGCTCGTATTATAGATTTAACCCCAGGTCAACCGAGATACGAAGACGTGTTGGAGATACTTAATCAAATATACTGA
- a CDS encoding transketolase — translation MNTLPALTQEEIKFLRKKATQIRIITLEMIGHLGVGHVGGSLSIAEVLSVLYYKVMRIDPNNPKWEGRDRFVLSKGHAGPALYSVLADLGYFPYEWIYTLNKPNTNLPSHCDRLKTPGVDMTAGSLGQGLSAAVGMALAAKIKKSDVKVYALIGDGESQEGQIWEAAMFAAHNKLNNLIAFTDYNKMQIDGYIHEVNNLEPLSDKWSSFNWHTIEVDGHNVEEIYNAIREGLSQEEKPTMIILHTVKGKGAFFSEGKVTSHNMPIKPEELKIALTTLRSEIEGDDAR, via the coding sequence TTGAATACTTTGCCAGCTCTCACCCAAGAGGAGATAAAGTTTTTGAGGAAGAAAGCCACTCAAATTAGGATTATTACATTAGAGATGATAGGACACCTCGGTGTTGGACATGTCGGTGGTTCGCTTTCTATAGCAGAAGTCCTTTCGGTACTTTACTACAAGGTGATGAGAATAGACCCGAACAATCCAAAGTGGGAAGGTAGAGATAGATTTGTTTTGTCGAAAGGTCATGCAGGTCCTGCTTTGTATTCCGTTTTGGCTGACCTTGGATATTTTCCATACGAATGGATTTACACTTTGAACAAACCAAACACGAATCTTCCGAGCCACTGTGACAGGTTGAAAACACCAGGGGTAGATATGACCGCCGGTTCTCTTGGTCAAGGTTTGTCAGCAGCTGTTGGTATGGCACTTGCAGCGAAAATAAAGAAATCTGATGTCAAAGTTTACGCACTTATAGGTGATGGCGAATCGCAAGAGGGCCAGATATGGGAGGCTGCGATGTTTGCAGCACATAACAAACTAAATAATTTAATTGCCTTCACAGACTACAATAAGATGCAGATAGACGGATACATTCACGAGGTAAATAACCTTGAACCCCTTTCCGACAAATGGAGCTCTTTCAATTGGCACACGATAGAGGTTGATGGGCATAACGTCGAGGAGATTTACAACGCAATCCGCGAAGGACTATCACAAGAAGAAAAGCCTACGATGATTATTCTCCACACAGTGAAAGGTAAAGGTGCGTTCTTCTCAGAAGGAAAAGTAACGTCACACAATATGCCGATAAAACCAGAGGAGCTAAAGATAGCACTTACAACATTGAGAAGTGAGATCGAAGGAGATGATGCAAGATGA
- a CDS encoding transketolase family protein, which yields MTDKLPLPTQTDKELRETYGELLLQLAEEDERIVVLNADLARSDSTLKFKERFPERFIDVGVAEANMMGISAGLANMGLIPIAHSFTPFATRRAFDQITISIAYAGLPVKIMGTDPGVTAELNGGTHMSFEDAGIMRNLANMVIVEPADAYQFSSLFRDIIYHEKPVYTRMYRRRKDKFFNGDEKFEIGKIFTMKDGKDITIIASGLMVGQAIIAANMLEEEGISVRLLNMYTLKPVDEETIIKAARETGRIVVAENHSILNGWGSAVCEVVSENYPVPVARIGVRDHFGEVGLTDFLLQKYKMTAKDIYDASKNLLRTK from the coding sequence ATGACAGATAAATTACCACTGCCAACACAAACTGACAAGGAACTTAGAGAAACATACGGTGAACTCTTATTGCAACTTGCAGAAGAAGACGAACGAATAGTTGTCTTAAATGCTGATTTAGCACGATCAGACAGCACTCTAAAGTTCAAAGAAAGATTTCCAGAAAGATTTATCGACGTAGGCGTTGCCGAGGCTAACATGATGGGAATTTCGGCAGGACTTGCCAACATGGGATTAATACCAATAGCGCACAGCTTTACCCCGTTTGCTACAAGACGCGCGTTTGACCAGATAACTATTTCTATAGCCTACGCAGGTTTACCAGTAAAGATAATGGGAACAGATCCGGGAGTCACCGCAGAACTGAACGGTGGGACTCACATGAGCTTTGAAGATGCTGGGATAATGAGGAATCTTGCAAATATGGTAATTGTTGAACCCGCTGATGCTTACCAGTTTTCTTCGCTTTTTAGAGATATTATTTATCATGAAAAACCTGTATACACGCGAATGTACAGAAGGAGAAAAGATAAATTCTTCAACGGTGATGAAAAATTCGAGATTGGAAAGATTTTTACAATGAAAGATGGAAAAGACATAACAATAATCGCTTCCGGGCTCATGGTTGGACAAGCGATTATCGCAGCAAATATGCTCGAGGAAGAAGGGATAAGCGTTAGACTTTTGAATATGTACACGCTTAAACCGGTCGATGAAGAGACAATAATCAAAGCAGCGAGAGAGACCGGAAGAATCGTTGTGGCGGAGAACCACAGCATATTGAACGGTTGGGGTAGCGCTGTCTGCGAAGTGGTATCAGAAAACTATCCCGTTCCAGTTGCAAGAATAGGAGTGAGAGATCATTTCGGCGAAGTTGGACTGACAGATTTCTTGCTCCAGAAGTACAAAATGACAGCAAAAGATATATACGATGCATCTAAGAACCTGCTGAGAACGAAATAG